AGGTTGCGGTCCAGTTCCGTCTCGGCGCCGATCAGTTCCAGTTCCACTTCCTTGGACAGCGTGCGCGCGACATCGCGGGCCACCTTGGGGAAGCGTGCGAATACCTTGCTCACCGGTTGCATGCGGGTGCGCATCACCGCGGTCTGCAGGCGCGCGGTGGCGATGTCCAGGGTGCTGACCGCGCGGTCGAGTTCTTCGTCGCGCAGCCGGGTGCGCAGGGTCTTGAGGCGGTTGCGCGACAACACCAGTTCGCCGATCAGGTTGACGATGGCGTCCAGGCGCTTGGTGTCCACGCGCACGGTCTGCTCGGCGTCGGCCGCCTTGGCCGCCGCCTTGGGCGCGGCCTTGGCGCCCGGCGCAGCAGCGCCGTGTGCGTCATCGTGTGCGGGTGCAGCGGCAGCGGCCTTGGGCGCGGCCTTGACCGCCGGCGGGCCGCTCTTGGCATCGAACTGCGCAATCAGCGAGGCCGGCGCATGCGGCACGGTTTCGCCCGAGCCCATCGCATCCAGCATGGCCTGCAGATAATCCAGCGACTGCTGCGCGGCATCGAAGTGATGCGCCTGCAACACCGCCTGGCCGGAGCGCGCCATGCCCAGGGTTTCCTCGGCGGCGTGGCACAGCTCCACCATGGGTTTTATCGCCAGGAAGCCGGCGCCGCCCTTGAGCGTGTGGAAGCCGCGGAACACCGCGTTGAGCTGGTCGGCTTCGTCTGGCGCCTGTTCCAGCGACACCAGCTGTTCGCCGAGGCGGTCCAGGATTTCCTGGGCCTCGACGATGAAATCGGCCGCAATATCGTCTGGAACAGCACTCATGGTTACAACCCCAATCCGGACAGCAAATCGTCGGCGTCGTCCTGCGACACCGCGTGACGGTCCAGGCCCTTGATTGCAGGACCGGCCAGACCGCCGTCGTCTTTCTTCGGCTCGGTGTTCTTCGGCGGCAGGCCGAGCGCACCGAAGCCTTCATGCACGCGCCGCACGATCCCGGCCACGCGGCGGATGATCTGCCCGCTGAGGTCCTGGTAGCTCTGCGCCAGCGACAGCTCGGTGAGGTTGTGGCGCATCTTTTCCAGCAGCGCGCCCTGGTCTTCATTGAGTCCACCGTCGCGCAGCTGGTTGGCCAGCACGCGGCACTCCTCGACCAGATCCAGCGTGCGATGGCTGGCCTTTTCGGTCATTTCCACCACGTGGTCCAGGCGCGAGCAGGCATCGTCCAGTTCGCCGGCTTCTTCGGGCACGGTGGGCAATTCGCCCAGGGCCTGCCCGAGTTCGCGGGCGAGCCGGCTCAGGCTCTGCATCATCGGGCGTGTGCGCAGGGCGGCGAGGTGATCGACCTCGCGACGCCAGGCGACCTGGTCACCGCTTTCCAGTGCATCGAGCGCGTGCTGCAGGCGCTCGATCAGGGCGGCACGTTCGGCATCGGCTTCCACGGTGGCGTTCATCAGGCGGTCGCCGCCAGACGTTCGAACACCTTGCCCAGCTTCTCTTCCAGTGTCTGCGCGGTGAACGGCTTGATGATGTAGCCGTTCACGCCGCACTGCGCGGCTTCGATGATCTGCTCGCGCTTGGCTTCAGCGGTCACCATCATCACCGGCAGGTGCTTGAGCTTGGCGTCGG
The window above is part of the Xanthomonas cassavae CFBP 4642 genome. Proteins encoded here:
- a CDS encoding protein phosphatase CheZ, with protein sequence MNATVEADAERAALIERLQHALDALESGDQVAWRREVDHLAALRTRPMMQSLSRLARELGQALGELPTVPEEAGELDDACSRLDHVVEMTEKASHRTLDLVEECRVLANQLRDGGLNEDQGALLEKMRHNLTELSLAQSYQDLSGQIIRRVAGIVRRVHEGFGALGLPPKNTEPKKDDGGLAGPAIKGLDRHAVSQDDADDLLSGLGL